A window from Ictalurus punctatus breed USDA103 unplaced genomic scaffold, Coco_2.0 Super-Scaffold_100046, whole genome shotgun sequence encodes these proteins:
- the LOC128630131 gene encoding uncharacterized protein LOC128630131 isoform X4 encodes MPLTPSQAPLTPQSADTHRQAPLTPQSADTASQALPMPKVHIVTSEPQPPRSAEVVAQPPRSAEVVAQPPRSAEVVAQPPRSAEVVAQPPRSAEVVAQPPRSAEVVAQPPRSAEVVAQPPRSAEVVAQPPRSAEVVAQPACSMATRVPPFCFEETHAPLPGRTGDFSQPSSSAGDVAPLSCSAEEISQPPCAIVEAARPPDFAGDIFSRGPGPPDGGRIILGAPGVAPLGEGSVTYQEALDSTSHQPLHCTTCHMTTCT; translated from the coding sequence ATGCCGCTCAcacccagccaagctccgctcacgccacagtccgccgacacgcaccgccaagctccgctcacgccacagtccgccgacacggccagccaagctctgcctatgcccaaggttcacatagtgacctcagagcctcagcctccccgttcagctgaggtcgtcgctcagcctccccgttcagctgaggtcgtcgctcagcctccccgttcagctgaggtcgtcgctcagcctccccgttcagctgaggtcgtcgctcagcctccccgttcagctgaggtcgtcgctcagcctccccgttcagctgaggtcgtcgctcagcctccccgttcagctgaggtcgtcgctcagcctccccgttcagctgaggtcgtcgctcagcctccccgttcagctgaggtcgtcgctcaacccgcctgctccatggcaactagagttccccccttctgcttcgaggagacccacgctcctctccctggccgcacgggggACTTCTCTcagccttccagttcagctggggacgtcgcgccgctttcatgctctgccgaggaaatatctcagcctccctgtgccattgtagaagccgcccggcctcctgattttgcgggggacattttctccagggggccaggaccaccagatggaggacgtataattttgggcgctccgggagtagcgcccttgggggagggttctgtcacgtatcaggaagctctggactccacttcccatcagccactgcactgcactacatgtcacatgaccacctgcacctga